The window ccggtagttgcgttggagtcacaaatttattttttgaactgaggatatgactttatggcctatactcttttgttgcctcaaggcctgtcacctctcgtattTTTCTTCCCCTGACTATTGACTCTATAATACTGCAATTTTTgttttgatctaccattgtcatctaTGTTGACATCTTAcccataatgcttcattaactctcttcttatttccctgctaacatctctgtctatcaccttattctgaaaacttcaacaagacattctctttcttttagctccccttgctccatctactggctctttgggttgcctaacattctctctctactaggtacgggagccatactaagataatatttatcctttctagGCTTCCAGTGCTTatatttgtagtactcatatctagctgtactattttagggtgcaccatcgaGGTGTCTCACCAAGAGATCCATTACCatgtttgcactatccttcggaaatgtcaaccaATTCAAATATTCCATCCACCctttttgggtcactctaaccccagtcggaccttgatatccgtccttctcttatactacttctattaGCTTCCAtatggcataaatgagatgggtgtggccagtTGTATACCTCTGctactattgaaggtaactcaaaatgcttatatctcccgtcatgaatggtaaataatgatagtctttattaactgggcgcctcgtacccttcttcaccttgcttcatTTACTTGTTGAGACTTGTACTATCTTCTGaattctcattgcctttcaccataggggtggatagatatccttgccttaaggctcTTTATCAAGAGGCTTAAACgttttagtacacacatgatctactgaaaaCCTTACATTTTCTCATCATAGGCATTATGAAAAAtcaagttcctctgactcaactcttccacagctatatctcttaccaaccgccTTTCTGAATATaggcatcgttgtattacgaataggatatagtttaggaaattgagttcttacaactgagctctaccacacgatatagagtaagaataaagagtgacaatcataaatgccttgtagcctcttgcttataagtgtggtgcacaacacacccataaataagactctactagacacggcttgtagactacctaggacagaactgctctgataccacttttgtcacgacccaaaccgatgggccacgacgagCACCCGGTGCCTTAATCAACCGAGTACTaccataacatatctttcttattactatcatcatatacacatgacatacgggcctaataggccaacatcatcatttataaactcaaaatataggccgacaaggccgtacaatctttcacgtacacgacatatgtctacaagtctctaagagtacataattgtcataaaggtcgggaaagagccccgccataccaaaccatacacatctaaatcatactggccaaacaagcaacttcggagcaaatggagtgcaccaatatcttctacTGAGCTGATCgtctacttggaggactctcgacctgtctatcgagacctgcgggcatgaaacgcagcgtccccaggcaaaagggacgtcaatacaaataatgtactgagtatgtaaggaataaaaatcagtaaataatagacatgagagaaacatggagtaaaagactcgacatgtacatGTGCATATCTCTCTgagtcatttcatttttataatggcatgcatatgcgtataaatatcataccatgcatagtaTATGCGTTAatagcatcatcaagcctctgagggcatcccatcatatcattttagccactgtgggcaaatcatcaatgtataccatctgatcaggtggtggtgcatatataacgccataatcttttcccatattccatatacatataatatacatatatacgcgtatataacgccatctggtcatgggtcaatgtatatgtataaatgcatgaaatgcataagaaatacgttaataatattttctcggaatgtcataaaaataatatgccttaagaaatacgttaataagattttctcggaatgtcataaaaataatatgcatgtcggataaattttatcaaatacgtatttttctgagacccatgaacagaagatataataataattcacatcgGGCTATATACTGTTCaaagctcaataatattttatcttcttgcttatTAATATCGTTACTACTGCCTCCGGAAGCTTTGCTCCCAGAACCAGGATTTTTgttgtcttatctcgatttcaacgctaaTTATTACattcttatttaatttatttatcattttgggatcaaatcgatttgCTTGGCTATAAaccatgtataaattcaactgtaccattttacgagtaaacagtttagcgcccaccgtggggcttagacagttgtgtaattgagttgatcctcgCATTTATTACTAATTcgtttgattctttgttcttagaaaaaatcatagaaaatggtTGATAACGATGTCAATATCGCACACAATATTGAGGCCCAAGGAAATTAGCCTCAGCATGAAGATTCGATCAGTGATACTCGCAACGAAGGGGATGAGGCCATGCCAGTCCATGGCTGGAAATAGCCACGACATGTTCGAgaggcaactcctgatgatgctgaagacgaGCACGTCGCTGAAACAGTAAGGATCTTGATGGAGCAACAAAAGGCTATTATGGGTCACCTCTCATGACAGGATCAGGTCATGATGGAGTTGAGGAAGGCGTTGTATGGTGCTTCTAACAACGCGAATGGATGAGGTCCAGTACCTCCCGGTGCTCCCGCAAACCAAGCAACGTAGAGGGTCGACAACAATACCCCGAGGGGCGAAGTCGGCTTTGACAGGGACGAGGGGAACGACATCGGATTCTGTAACAACAATGAGAATAATCCCTTTAAAACCGAACTCGTGcagtttatgagggaaataaatgccTAAATAGATCAAATTTCGGGCGCACCACCGGTATTGAAATAACCGGACTCAAAGAAATACACCCAGTTGCCGTTCAAACTAAGTGTGGTACCAAAATTGATCCCGAAGCGGTTCAAGATGACAGACGTGccgaagtatgatgggactttGGATCCGTAGGAgcacatcaccacctatacaatggCGGTGAAAGGGAACAATTTAGCTCCGCACGAGATTGAGTCGGTCttattgaaaaaattcggggAGCCCCTCATAAAGGGGGCCCTGTCATGGTATTCTCTCTTgcccaatgtcacgacccaaaccgatgggccgcgatggaaatccggtgccttactcaatagAGCACCaccgtaacgtatctttcttattactatcatcatatacacatgacatacaggcctaataggccaatatcatcatttataaactcaaaacatagaccgataaggccgtacaatctttcacgtacacaacatatgtctacaagcctctaagagtacataactatcataaaggtcgagacagagccccgccattccaaaccatacaattctaaatcatactgaccaaacaagcaactccggagcaaatggagtgcaccaatatcttatGTTGAGCTGATCGCTTACctagaggactctcgacctgtctatcgagacctgcgggcataaaacgcagcgtccccaggcaaaaggaatgtcattacaaataatgtaccgagtatgtaaggaatgaaaatcagtaaataatagacatgagagaaatatggagtaaaagactcgacatgtacgtgtgCATAGCTATGTgagtcatttcatttttataatgtcatgcatatgcgtataaatatcataccatgcataggtatatgcattcatagcatcatcaagcctcttagggcatcccatcatatcatttcagccactgtgggcaaatcatcaacgtataccagctgatcaggtggtggtgcgtatataacgccgtaaccttttttcatatcccatatacatataatatatatatatatatatatatatatatatatatatatatatatatatatacgcgtatataacgccatcttgtcatgggtcaacgtatatgtataaatgcataagaaatatgttaataatattttctcggaatgtcataaaaataatatgccttaagaaatacgttaataagattttctcggaatgtcataaaaataatatgcctgtcggataaattttatcaaatacgtattttttttagacccatgaacagaagatataataataattaacatcgggaatcaagaatatagacacccctaatatttctatgaatagagtcatttatggaaattgtgcatttgctcgtttcatatagatcatgccaaaaagaaagaagggatagccttaacatacctggagtatgGAAAACtctatatgatattcttgaaaaaggttgcaccgtacttctttagaaccgcaaaatttctcCGTTGCTAAGACTCTAAACATTCTCGCTGGAATTTGTTGCAAGGAGAATTGCTAACGTTTACTTCTAGTTGTAAGGTCTTGGTATTGAGATTATTAGGAATGAGGTTTAGGATCTGATTGTAGTTATGGTtttgttttgaaagatctttggAATTGAAGTGTTTTTGTAACACTTCACGTTGTTGACGTGTTTTGGTAACACATCATTTTGCCACCTATCaagaatgactaagagtcatctCTTTAtgaagtggcttgctgccacgtagGGGTGGGGGGATAATTTTAATCTTATCCCATaaccaattaattaattaggtaatatttcgTTACTCGGTAAtcaaccaattacccgcataattaagaattacctAAAATACTACtcctttttaatacactttatacatcatactatcatggccatatggtaccttgtatggcactaatccataaatatcgggtattatagctcggaccgtattttatcctaaattgtcaaacttcgaggaattttattttctttgattcgcttaccctctctccttcatGAATATTCTCATCACTTATTTGgaataacataatacttataatcccaaaataatctcgttcctgagcttacgtcgattaacttacgacgaaatatTAGCGTACAAAAAataatacgggatgtaacatctcatttccgagctctcatcaatttatttatggcgtgcTTTCATATACGAAAATGTAGGGTGTAACACCTGAGTATTCAATAAATTCCTTCgagatgctcgcggattctttTATCAAGGCCCATGTCGGGCCCAGAAAGGTACATGCCCGTAATGCTGACATATTCAagattgcacaaggagagtctgAATTGCTATCAGAATTCGTGACCAGATTCCACAAAGAAAGGAGGATGCTACCAGTCGTACCAGATGAATGGACAGCTGAAGCATTTACTAAAGGGATGAATCCGAGAAGTTCCGATGTTTCCCagaaattgaaagaaagtctGCTCGAGTTTTAGGCAACAACATGGGTGGATGTTCACAACTGGTAAGAGTCAAAGATAAGAATTGAGGACGATCAGTTCGCTTACCCGACATCAACCAAGGGTCGGGACCaggagaagaacaagaagaagtcAAAGGATAATTTTGACACAGATCGATGGTCTTCAAGAGGTCAGTTTTTGCCTTATGAAATGGCCGAAGGATGCGGCAGAAGTTTTTGGTCGATGGATAGATTCACTACCGATAGGAGAGCTGATCGTGGCAGGAATAACAGATCATTGCTGGACAAGGAGATATCGGGGTTCCGAGATTCCTCCTGCCCCAGGCTATCCGAATAGAACTTCAACGTCAGCATAGTAGAGGTAGTGTTGGCCATGAGGAACATTAAGTAAGCATGATTCCTGAAGCCAATGAGATCTGATCCCAGTcagagggatcctaatttgtggtgCAAATACCATGGGACCAATGGCCATCGGACACGAGACTGCCGACATTTGCGCGAAGAGGTGGTGACGTATCTGAAAAACGGCCATCTCAAAGAGTTCTTAAGTGATTGGGATTAAAACAACTACGGCCGCAATCATGATAATGCAGAATCCTCAAAAGCGGGAGAAGACCCTCCTCGTTTGACGATCAACATgaattttgggggggggggacgAGATTAATGGTGACATTTTTGGCGGCAAAAAAAATGAAGGTATCAGTAACCCCCAGTAAGAAACTTCGGGAAGTCACTGAGGACGACATTACTTTCACGGAGAAAGACGCAGATGGACTAATGCTGCCGTACAATGATGCCTTGGCAATCTCTCTTAATGTtgtagattttaaaattaaacgcgTTTTGGTAGACCTaggaagttcggccaatattatccAGTGGAGAGTGCTGGAGCAAGCCAAGCTGACCGAAAGTATCATTTCATCTACAAAACTCTTCGCTGGATTCAATTTGGCAAGCGTGACAACCCAAGGAGAGATCCTGCTGCCCACAAATGCCGATGGGGTAATGAAGACGACCCTTTTCGAGGTAGTAGATGGCGATATGGGCTACAATATTATCCTGGGAAGACCATGGTTACCCGAAATGAAGGTTGtgccatcaacatatcatcaattacTGAAGTTCCCAACCTTCGAGGGagttaaacaaataagaggataCCAACCGGCATCGAGGGAGATGGATGTAATCTCAGTTTGCAGTAGCAAAGAGAAGGAGCatgcggcatagcaattacaggaaccgacgTTTGTTCCCGAGCCGAGCGAAGTCAACCAGAGGGATAAGTCATTGGAATCCTATCAGATACCAAGATATTTTCAGGTACCAGAAGAAACGGACGCAACAAAGCCCACGACGGAAGAACTTGAACAAGTTGCGTTGTTCGAAAAGTTCTTGTagaggaagttccacttggggaAAAGActaaaccccgagctcaggtcaggatttatagaatttcttaaatttaacatTGACTATTTTGCgtggtcgcatgcggatatgacagaTATTCCGTCAGAAGTTGCCATGCACAAACTAAGCCTAGATACTAACATCCCTCCGGTGAGGCAGAAAAAACATCATATTGCCGAGGTCATAAAcaaattcatcaaagaagaggtaacccatttgcttgatatcggttcaattTGAGAGGTAAAGTGTCATGAATGGCTAGCTAATGTAGAAGTAGTTCCAAAGAACaataataaatttcgcatgtgcatagactataaggatctaaataaggcgtgccccaaagactcatttccattgccaaacattgatcaaatgatcaaTGCGATGGCCgagcatgagttaatgagtttcctcgatactTAATCCTGGTataaccaaatcaagatgaacccaaAGGATCAGAAAAAAACTTTGTTCATAACGAACTtcggcacatattgttataatgtgatgcctttcgggctaaagAGCGCTGGAGCCAGTTATCATCGGCTCATAAACAAAATGTTCgagaaacaaatagggaaatccatggaagtttacatagatgatatgctagttaagtctttGAACACATGCAATCATTTTAAACACCTACAAGAAAtctttgacatcctaaggaagcacaacatgaagcttaaccccgagaagtgtgcatTCAGAGTCAGCTCTGGTAAGTTCTTGGATTCTTAGTGTCGCAGAGGGGGATCAAagttaaccccgataaaattaaagccatcaAAGACATCTCTAACCAACTATCAAGTGTGGAAGAGGTTCAAAGGTTGACCGGAAGACTGGCCGCTTTAAGTAGATTTATTTCCCGGTCTTCAAAAAAATGCCATCACTTCTTTTCActcctcaaaaagaagaacaaattcGAATGGACTCTAGAATGCCGACAGGCTCTAAAGGATTTAAAAAGGTATTTATCGAGTCCTTCATTACTATCAAAATCGGAGGAAGGTGAACATCTGCTGATTTACTTAGCAGTCTCGGAGGTAACGGTAAGTGACGTTTTAGTCTGTGAGGATGAAGATACgtaatctcctatctattatgttagtaaaattttaatgggAGCAGAAAATCGCTACCCGCATTTGAAAAAATTGGCCATAACTCTCATGTTCGTCGTTCggaagcttaggccttatttccaatgtcatccgaTAGCCGTGGTGATAACATTTCCCCTGTGGAATATCCTTCATAAACCTGAACCTTCAGGTTGGCTGGCCAAATGGAcagtcgaaatgagtgaatttgacatagagtaTAAACCTAGGACCGCAATTAAGTCACAACTTTTGGTCGACTTtttggccgatttcagtccgggaCTGTTACCTTTGGCTTCCAAAGAAGCAGTGTTGGTGTCAAAatgacatcaggagtttggacttTGTTCACGGACGGAGCTTCCAATATGAAAAGGTCCGGGCTCGGCGTATTGctaatcacgccttcgggggaaaccctaAGTCAGGCCTTAAGAATTGTTCctctgactaacaatgaagcatagtatgaagctttgattgtagGACTCGAGCTAGCCCGAATATTGGACTCTGAGGTCATAAAAATCAAATACGATTCCAATTAGTAGTAAATCAGGTTTACGAGATCTTCGAAGTCAAAGAGGAACGCATGCAACAATATGTAGCGAAAGTCAAGACTCTGCTCGCGCGGTTCAGGGAATGGTCAATTACTCAcatcccgagggaagaaaatgcTGAGGCGGATGCACTAGCCAATCTGGGATCGTCCACCAAAATGAAGAGATCATAGTCCGGTACGGTCGTGCAACTTATGTATTCCGTATTGGACGTAGATGGCTATTTATGAAGTAAATGCGAccaatttggtctgggactggagaaatgagatCATTAACTATCTCGAGCACGGAAAACTACCCGAATATCCAAAGGCATCCCGGGCACTGCGCACTAAAGCAGTTGGTTACTGCTTCAgggaggccaattgtatagaaagtctttccaaggcccgttggcccgatgtttaggagcttccgaagctaattatgtcatgagagaagtccacgaagggattTGTAGAAACCCCTCAAGCGTGGGTTCCTTAGTGTTAAAGCTCATTAGGGCAGGATATTAATGGACCtggatggaacaagacgccaaagctTATGTTCAGAATTTTAATAAATGCCAACGCCACACATAGTTGGTACATCAATTAGCAGAGCTACTGAACTCGGTTTTGTCGccctggccattcatgaagtatGGAATGGATATAGTCAGTCCGCTGCCGTTGGCCcccggtaaggtaagatttcttttgattctaactaactatttttctaagtgggttgaagcaggtccttaccagAAAATCGGTGAGCGCGAATTGGTAGATTTCTTGTGAGAGAATATAATTTGCAGATTCAGGATATTAAAAGAGATAGCCTATGACAACATGCCATAATTTATAGGCgcaaaggtcacaaaattccttgaagacttgaaaatcaaaaggatcacatcATCACCCTATCACCCGAGCGCAAACGGTCAAGCATATCAACAAACAAGGTGAttatccaaaatctcaaaaagagattggaagcagccaaaggcaaatggcccgaagagcTACCAGGagtattatgggcatatcgaacaatatCCAAATCAAGCACGGGGGAGAATCCTTTCACTCTTGTATACGGAGCAGAAGCCTTGATCTTGGTGGAAGTAGAGGAACCTACCTTGAGATATTTCTGGGCAGACGAAGAAACAAACAACGAAGCATTGTTGGTCAAATTGGAGCTGCTCGACGAACGCAaggacttggcgcatataaggatggcaTCCTAAAAATAGAGAATGGCAAGATATTATAATTGAAGAGACAacctccattatttcaaagtaggagacttggctttaaggaaagtaactcgGAACACCCAGGAGCTCAACGCAGAAAAGCTAGGTCCGACGTGGGgaggcccctaccgggtttcaaCTATCACCTGGAAAGGGTTATACAAATTGGAAAATCGAGATGGAGTAAAATTGCCAAGCAACTGGAAAATGCCACACCTCGAAAGGTACTGTTGTTGACGAGCGTCGCCTCTACTGAAAGTATatgatgcactctttttcccttcgtccagtttttgtcccgATTGgatttttttggcaaggtttttaatgaggcagcaacggaaagcatactacgaaggaagcTTCGTTAGCagaaataagacctttaaatgacaaggcatgcagGCAACGATCCACTACGGAGTagttagatagtcttttgctcggTGGCAAAGTTCCTACGGGAAGTAAAGTTAGCTATCGGGCAAAGgattacccgaccgttcacaagTGCAAGACACTAGGGgattgttagataatctttggctctaCAGCGAAGTTCCTAAGGCGAAGTGAAGC is drawn from Nicotiana tabacum cultivar K326 chromosome 22, ASM71507v2, whole genome shotgun sequence and contains these coding sequences:
- the LOC107768397 gene encoding uncharacterized protein LOC107768397, coding for MKVSVTPSKKLREVTEDDITFTEKDADGLMLPYNDALAISLNVVDFKIKRVLVDLGSSANIIQWRVLEQAKLTESIISSTKLFAGFNLASVTTQGEILLPTNADGVMKTTLFEVVDGDMGYNIILGRPWLPEMKVVPSTYHQLLKFPTFEGVKQIRGYQPASREMDVISVCSSKEKEHAA